A genomic segment from Pseudomonas sessilinigenes encodes:
- a CDS encoding CsiV family protein, which yields MRLFRSLPLLLALVMPTAFANDLYQVEMILVRQNAEPQIISRAAPEDWAAGATRLEPGSLRTPALNAIVEKLGASSDYSVLLHRAWQQTLGESPVKVALSDGPEQFGQFPIEGTLSLTLGRFTDVDADFWINQIDSNGLVTRSERLKQQSHTKNGQLNYLDNGHLALLIKITSLTAPAPRPAPAEIPD from the coding sequence ATGCGCCTGTTCCGCTCCTTGCCCCTGCTCCTGGCCCTGGTCATGCCAACGGCATTCGCCAACGACCTGTACCAGGTGGAAATGATCCTCGTGCGCCAGAACGCCGAACCCCAGATCATCAGCCGCGCCGCCCCCGAGGACTGGGCCGCCGGCGCCACGCGCCTGGAGCCGGGCAGCCTGCGGACTCCCGCGCTGAATGCGATAGTCGAAAAACTCGGCGCCAGCAGCGACTACAGCGTGCTGCTGCATCGGGCCTGGCAACAGACCCTGGGAGAAAGCCCGGTCAAAGTCGCCCTCAGCGACGGCCCCGAGCAGTTCGGCCAGTTCCCCATCGAAGGCACCCTGAGCCTGACGCTTGGGCGCTTTACCGATGTGGATGCCGACTTCTGGATCAACCAGATCGACAGCAATGGCCTGGTCACCCGCAGCGAACGCCTCAAGCAGCAGAGCCATACCAAGAACGGCCAGCTCAACTACCTGGATAACGGCCACCTGGCACTGCTGATCAAGATCACTTCGCTGACCGCGCCCGCACCGCGCCCCGCTCCTGCTGAAATTCCGGACTGA